From a single Helicovermis profundi genomic region:
- a CDS encoding MarR family transcriptional regulator has protein sequence MKIVINEFVEVSKLYIELMNKTEKVKRNFNGIDLYPSEIHTLVFIQDNKEFNMTTIAQKLGVTKGAIFKIILKLEEKELLKRYKKIENNKNTYFNLTEKGILAYEGHNDFHKYFFENPSEPLKDFVSEHEELILDMFKLAKEYLQKHIEKIEIEK, from the coding sequence ATGAAAATAGTGATTAACGAATTCGTGGAAGTTTCAAAACTATATATTGAACTTATGAATAAAACTGAAAAAGTAAAACGAAATTTTAATGGGATTGACTTATATCCCTCTGAAATTCATACTTTAGTTTTTATTCAAGATAATAAGGAATTCAATATGACAACAATCGCTCAAAAGCTAGGTGTGACAAAAGGTGCTATTTTTAAGATTATCCTAAAATTAGAAGAGAAAGAATTGCTAAAACGGTATAAGAAAATTGAAAATAATAAAAATACATATTTTAACTTAACTGAAAAAGGTATATTAGCATATGAAGGACATAATGATTTTCACAAGTATTTTTTTGAGAATCCCTCAGAACCATTAAAAGATTTTGTGTCAGAACATGAGGAATTGATATTGGATATGTTTAAATTGGCAAAAGAATATTTGCAGAAACATATAGAAAAAATAGAAATAGAAAAATAA
- a CDS encoding sulfite exporter TauE/SafE family protein yields the protein MLLIVIGIITFVFTILLTIAGEGSAIILIPVYTALGFDIRVAMSTALMLNAIAMIFASIRYYKHKLIMYRLALPIIIVASLFSQLGSKVSNSISSTMLNVFFAMFLIVAASMMIFYKPKEKETHTNNQNGKKETFLGMAIGTIAGFLAGLLGIGGGNLILPVLVGLGFDSKKASATTAFIVIFSSLSGFFGHLENGGVDTNLVIVTVIATILAALVGSWLMTAKLKSKHVKKIIAGVLLLVAFKKIFNIIKVFF from the coding sequence ATGTTACTTATAGTTATTGGTATTATTACATTCGTATTTACAATTTTACTTACTATAGCCGGGGAAGGATCAGCGATAATACTGATACCAGTATATACTGCACTTGGATTTGATATAAGGGTTGCTATGTCTACTGCACTCATGTTAAATGCCATAGCTATGATATTTGCATCTATTCGTTATTATAAACATAAATTGATAATGTATAGACTAGCACTGCCTATAATAATTGTAGCGTCACTATTTTCTCAATTGGGCTCTAAAGTAAGTAATTCAATATCGAGTACGATGTTAAATGTGTTTTTTGCCATGTTTTTAATAGTTGCGGCATCGATGATGATTTTTTATAAACCAAAGGAAAAAGAAACTCATACAAATAATCAAAATGGGAAAAAGGAAACGTTTCTTGGTATGGCTATTGGAACAATTGCTGGTTTTTTAGCTGGACTTTTGGGAATTGGAGGAGGTAATTTAATATTACCGGTATTAGTTGGCCTTGGATTTGATTCAAAAAAAGCATCAGCAACTACTGCATTTATTGTTATTTTTTCCTCATTATCAGGTTTTTTCGGCCATTTGGAAAATGGAGGAGTGGATACAAATTTAGTTATTGTAACAGTTATAGCAACTATTTTAGCTGCTCTAGTAGGTTCTTGGTTAATGACCGCAAAATTAAAATCCAAACATGTTAAAAAAATTATTGCTGGAGTATTGTTATTAGTGGCATTTAAAAAAATATTTAATATTATAAAAGTGTTTTTTTAA
- a CDS encoding ABC transporter permease — protein sequence MLKFILKRLIQSIPVIIIAVTFSFFITHFMPGDPVRTLLGDKASEQQVLSMRNELFLNQPLLTQFSIWASGVLTMDLGQSIFWKEPILDLIVKRIEPTFILAFIGIIFSVIIGVPTGLKAAEKRGKVFDKSFSVATLLSISIPGFWLAIMAIQIFCVRIHIFPVAGYDSIGKDGLLNALYHLALPGMILGVMYSGQIARMTRTTMLEVMSHDYLRTARGKGVKERKVLYVHAFVNAMPSIIMVVGFSFGSLLGGAAVIEQLFNIPGLGNLLINAVLKRDYPLIQGSLLFISMIFILINTLVDIICILINPKERLE from the coding sequence ATGTTGAAGTTTATTTTAAAAAGATTGATCCAATCTATACCAGTTATAATAATAGCAGTTACGTTTTCTTTCTTTATTACACATTTTATGCCTGGTGATCCAGTCAGGACGCTTCTAGGTGATAAAGCATCAGAACAACAAGTACTTAGTATGAGAAATGAATTGTTTTTAAACCAACCATTACTTACTCAATTTTCAATATGGGCATCAGGTGTGTTAACGATGGATTTAGGTCAATCTATTTTTTGGAAAGAACCTATTTTAGATCTTATTGTAAAACGTATAGAACCGACCTTTATTCTAGCCTTTATCGGTATAATCTTTAGTGTAATCATTGGTGTACCAACAGGATTGAAAGCAGCAGAAAAGAGGGGTAAAGTATTTGATAAAAGTTTTTCTGTAGCTACTCTATTATCTATATCTATTCCAGGATTTTGGCTAGCGATTATGGCGATACAAATCTTTTGTGTTCGAATTCATATTTTCCCAGTAGCAGGATATGACAGTATCGGTAAAGATGGTTTACTAAATGCATTGTATCATTTAGCCTTGCCAGGCATGATACTTGGCGTGATGTATAGTGGTCAAATAGCAAGAATGACAAGAACAACCATGTTAGAAGTAATGAGTCATGATTATTTAAGAACTGCCAGAGGAAAAGGTGTTAAAGAACGAAAGGTGCTTTATGTACATGCATTTGTAAATGCTATGCCTTCGATTATAATGGTTGTTGGTTTTAGTTTTGGTAGTTTATTAGGTGGTGCTGCAGTTATTGAGCAATTGTTTAATATACCAGGACTTGGAAACCTTTTGATTAATGCAGTTTTAAAAAGGGATTATCCATTGATACAAGGGAGTCTGTTGTTTATTTCAATGATATTCATCCTTATAAATACTTTAGTAGATATTATCTGTATATTGATAAATCCAAAGGAAAGATTAGAATAA
- a CDS encoding L-2-amino-thiazoline-4-carboxylic acid hydrolase encodes MLKNSNENIAKPSNMLIIIGVLKGYIRRPTIFFLRTIFTFNKFKRTIVLDLPKDFINSSGLIAWMYIRLTHKVGRNKAYEIIRAAILCSGLAVQQANFRNVEDERTFKNLIKYQKKAKESGSTKLNEMEIIEESDRRYIFKVTKCMFYELFKSLDVPELTRLMCSIDNVIFNSYLPEEIIFHRNGVNNRIVDGSPECMFVIEKKD; translated from the coding sequence GTGTTAAAGAACAGTAATGAAAATATTGCAAAACCATCTAATATGTTAATTATAATAGGTGTTCTAAAAGGATACATTAGAAGACCAACCATATTTTTTTTAAGAACGATTTTTACATTTAACAAATTTAAAAGAACTATAGTATTAGATCTACCAAAAGATTTCATTAATTCAAGTGGTTTAATCGCATGGATGTACATAAGGTTAACACATAAAGTTGGACGAAACAAAGCTTATGAAATAATAAGAGCTGCAATATTGTGCTCCGGATTGGCGGTTCAGCAGGCAAATTTTAGGAATGTAGAGGATGAAAGAACTTTCAAAAACTTAATAAAATATCAAAAGAAAGCTAAGGAGAGTGGGTCAACAAAACTAAATGAAATGGAAATTATTGAAGAATCAGACAGAAGGTATATTTTCAAAGTTACAAAGTGTATGTTTTATGAATTATTTAAATCGCTGGATGTACCTGAATTAACAAGATTGATGTGTAGTATTGATAATGTCATATTCAACTCATACTTACCAGAAGAAATTATTTTTCATCGGAATGGTGTAAACAATCGGATAGTTGATGGATCTCCAGAATGTATGTTTGTAATAGAAAAGAAAGATTAA
- a CDS encoding Na+/H+ antiporter NhaC family protein: MKKDQFSLKFYGSRWIAIIPFLVFIGSLLYMATMRRSSQDALLGLTLMSVGAVSFLAKDKPVFWNTLVEGMTKRSVGMFTLIFTLVGIFATLLSSGHIAGGIIWLASIAHLKGVYFIGFTFIACAILSTGSGSSMATVLTLGPALYPAGIILGANPFVLAGALISGANFGDTLAPVSDVTIAATSNQFFRKNEKSADIGGTVRSRFKYSIVAGGISLVILMLLGGGGSYLSPEQATNLINTYSNAKGLLMLIPVAVIIYLSVTGRHIGTCLSAGIFTGMIVAVGAGLIEPNAIIGVKMVGSSMKITGIISTGVVKMIKLIIILNVLMGAGHLLLKAGVMHSIVEKLGKIAKTPRSSEVLMVLLSSFMGFLGGFAVMGIAVAGPFVDVLGKDKKIHPYRRANFLSTCTTSMCHVVPWSSQLFVLAGFLMSMKSTFDFIPDISTTDFFLYCVQPWVLILVMFVAAVTGWGRIFEGNEGNIIKGNRINEIPKEIA; the protein is encoded by the coding sequence ATGAAAAAAGATCAATTTAGTTTGAAATTTTATGGTTCGAGATGGATTGCAATAATTCCGTTTTTAGTTTTTATTGGTTCACTGCTCTATATGGCTACTATGAGGAGGTCATCACAAGATGCTTTGCTTGGACTTACTTTAATGTCTGTTGGCGCAGTATCATTTTTGGCAAAAGATAAACCTGTTTTTTGGAATACTCTAGTTGAAGGAATGACAAAGCGATCAGTAGGAATGTTTACACTAATATTTACATTGGTAGGCATATTTGCTACATTACTTAGTTCTGGTCATATTGCTGGAGGAATTATTTGGCTGGCTTCAATAGCTCATCTTAAAGGGGTTTATTTTATTGGTTTTACATTTATAGCATGTGCAATTTTATCTACAGGTTCTGGTAGTTCTATGGCAACGGTTCTTACATTAGGTCCAGCACTTTATCCAGCAGGTATTATTTTAGGTGCAAATCCATTTGTTCTTGCTGGTGCATTAATTAGTGGTGCTAATTTTGGAGATACGCTTGCTCCAGTATCAGATGTCACTATTGCAGCAACTTCAAATCAATTTTTTAGAAAAAATGAGAAATCAGCAGATATTGGTGGAACGGTAAGAAGTAGATTTAAATATTCAATTGTAGCTGGAGGGATATCTTTAGTAATATTAATGTTACTTGGTGGCGGAGGAAGTTATTTAAGCCCTGAGCAAGCAACTAACCTGATAAATACTTATTCAAATGCAAAAGGGTTACTAATGTTAATACCTGTTGCAGTAATAATCTATTTATCAGTAACTGGAAGGCACATAGGTACTTGTCTTTCTGCAGGTATATTTACAGGAATGATCGTTGCAGTTGGAGCTGGATTAATTGAACCTAATGCAATTATTGGAGTTAAAATGGTAGGTTCAAGTATGAAAATCACAGGCATTATATCTACGGGTGTTGTTAAGATGATAAAATTAATAATAATTTTGAATGTTTTAATGGGAGCTGGTCATTTATTATTAAAAGCTGGAGTAATGCATTCAATTGTTGAGAAATTAGGGAAAATAGCTAAAACACCTAGAAGTTCTGAAGTATTAATGGTTTTATTATCATCTTTTATGGGATTTTTAGGCGGATTCGCTGTAATGGGTATAGCAGTTGCAGGACCTTTTGTTGATGTTTTAGGTAAAGATAAAAAAATACATCCATATAGAAGGGCAAATTTTTTAAGTACATGTACGACTTCAATGTGTCATGTTGTTCCTTGGAGTAGTCAATTATTTGTGCTTGCAGGATTTTTAATGTCAATGAAAAGTACATTTGATTTTATCCCTGATATATCTACCACTGACTTTTTCCTTTATTGTGTACAACCATGGGTATTGATTTTAGTGATGTTTGTTGCAGCAGTAACTGGATGGGGAAGAATATTTGAAGGTAATGAAGGTAATATTATTAAAGGAAACCGTATTAATGAGATACCGAAGGAGATTGCATAG
- a CDS encoding DUF169 domain-containing protein → MKENNVKKATIILNLKHHIIGVKLVDFKEDFDVLKISRTTKKNTICGHSRNAMDGMLFKAIREDVVCDYGSYALGLEKADKTILEGRSFQYCGLSENNTVGKDIAHSMKYVDMDVYGFVMGPLELMDDADVVIIADYAETIMRVMQGYAFKCGSAKNLSFYGNQAVCSDLISKPYNNNDINISLMCKGARAYGRFDKGELGISVPIGMFDALIDGLVQTITPVSNAKEKRRILEALDTPDELGVNIDITYTYGKGLIEYDEHVKNLRNK, encoded by the coding sequence ATGAAAGAAAATAACGTAAAAAAAGCGACCATCATTTTAAATTTAAAACATCATATTATAGGTGTGAAACTTGTAGATTTCAAAGAAGATTTTGATGTTTTAAAGATATCTAGAACAACAAAGAAAAATACAATATGTGGTCATAGTCGAAACGCTATGGATGGGATGTTATTTAAAGCAATTCGAGAAGATGTAGTTTGTGATTATGGTAGTTATGCTTTAGGTTTAGAAAAAGCTGATAAAACAATACTTGAAGGCCGCTCATTTCAATACTGTGGTCTAAGTGAAAACAATACAGTTGGTAAAGATATAGCACATAGTATGAAATATGTAGATATGGATGTATACGGGTTTGTTATGGGACCATTAGAATTAATGGATGATGCAGATGTTGTAATCATTGCTGATTATGCTGAAACGATTATGCGTGTTATGCAAGGATATGCATTTAAGTGTGGCAGTGCTAAGAACCTTAGTTTCTATGGTAATCAAGCCGTTTGTTCAGATCTTATTTCAAAGCCTTATAATAACAATGATATAAACATTTCATTGATGTGTAAAGGTGCAAGAGCCTATGGTCGTTTTGATAAAGGTGAACTGGGCATTTCTGTACCAATAGGTATGTTTGATGCACTAATTGATGGTCTTGTACAGACTATAACCCCGGTATCAAATGCAAAAGAGAAAAGACGTATTTTGGAAGCTTTAGATACTCCAGATGAGTTAGGTGTAAATATTGATATTACTTATACTTATGGAAAAGGTTTGATTGAGTATGATGAACACGTAAAAAATTTAAGAAATAAATAA
- a CDS encoding ATP-binding cassette domain-containing protein, with product MKEQYLLKVNNLNKTFKSKGHKIHAVNNVSFALKKGETLAIVGESGSGKSTTGRLILRLLESDSGEVWFKDRNIIDLNKKEMRKLRRQMQIVFQDPYGSLNPRMTVKQLLSEAINNNVKYCKSELNRKLEELIEAIGLNINDLNKFPHQFSGGQRQRIGLGRSIASNPDLIVCDEPVSALDLLIQAQILNLLKDLQEDYGFSYIFISHDLSVVRHMSDRIAIMYQGRIVEIGTCKEIFENAQHPYTRLLLNAVLKIGKHEEKSLTNDSVKLKSASNDVMSKYSSNDGYYKISETHFVVREQVS from the coding sequence ATGAAAGAACAGTATTTACTAAAAGTAAATAATCTAAATAAAACATTCAAATCAAAGGGGCATAAAATTCATGCTGTTAATAATGTAAGTTTTGCTTTGAAAAAAGGAGAAACATTAGCAATTGTAGGTGAGTCAGGTAGTGGTAAATCTACAACGGGTAGATTAATTCTAAGACTTTTAGAATCTGATAGCGGAGAAGTGTGGTTTAAAGATAGAAACATTATTGATTTGAATAAAAAAGAGATGAGAAAACTACGAAGACAAATGCAAATTGTTTTTCAGGATCCTTATGGATCTTTAAATCCTAGGATGACGGTAAAGCAATTACTTTCAGAAGCGATTAATAACAATGTTAAATATTGCAAAAGTGAATTAAATAGAAAATTGGAAGAACTTATTGAAGCTATAGGCTTAAACATAAATGATTTAAATAAGTTTCCTCATCAATTTTCAGGTGGACAACGCCAGAGAATTGGTTTAGGAAGAAGTATTGCATCAAATCCAGATTTAATTGTATGTGACGAACCTGTTTCAGCGCTGGATTTATTGATTCAAGCACAGATCTTAAATCTATTAAAGGATTTACAAGAGGACTATGGTTTCTCATATATTTTTATATCTCACGATTTATCAGTTGTGAGACATATGAGTGATCGTATTGCTATTATGTATCAAGGTAGAATTGTAGAAATAGGTACATGTAAAGAAATATTCGAGAATGCTCAGCATCCTTATACGCGGCTACTTTTAAACGCTGTACTTAAGATAGGCAAGCATGAGGAAAAGTCATTAACAAATGATTCAGTTAAACTTAAATCTGCCTCAAATGATGTCATGTCAAAGTACAGTAGTAATGATGGATATTATAAAATTAGTGAAACTCATTTTGTAGTTCGTGAACAGGTAAGCTAA
- a CDS encoding ABC transporter ATP-binding protein: MARDKNETVTIVEDVSFSIGEKEILSIVGESGCGKSMTALGLIGLLKKNQYISEGAILFKDKNFTDMTASDIRKICGKDIGIIFQEPMMSLNPFFKIGKQIEEPLVQHLKMSKKEARKRSVELLEEVGIHDASKVAKSYSHELSGGMKQRVLIAIAISCNPSLIIADEPTTALDVIIQAQILDLLKKLIFEREMSLLLISHDFGVISQMADKVAVMYAGEIIEIGTIDKIMSYPKHPYTKALLQAANEINTNCSRLSIIEGNVPRPGDLINGCKFANRCYKKENKCMKEKPHWYYHDGLKTKCWYA, from the coding sequence ATGGCTCGAGATAAAAATGAAACGGTTACCATCGTTGAAGATGTCTCGTTTTCAATCGGTGAAAAAGAAATCTTAAGCATCGTAGGAGAATCAGGCTGTGGTAAAAGTATGACCGCTTTAGGACTGATAGGTCTACTTAAAAAGAACCAATACATCAGCGAAGGGGCAATACTTTTTAAAGATAAAAATTTTACAGATATGACTGCAAGTGATATTAGAAAAATATGTGGTAAAGATATTGGAATTATATTTCAAGAGCCGATGATGTCATTAAATCCATTTTTTAAAATTGGAAAGCAGATTGAAGAACCCTTAGTACAGCATCTTAAGATGTCTAAAAAAGAAGCACGAAAGAGAAGTGTTGAATTATTAGAGGAAGTTGGTATTCATGATGCATCAAAGGTTGCAAAATCGTATTCACATGAATTATCAGGTGGTATGAAACAACGTGTATTAATAGCTATTGCGATTTCATGTAACCCAAGTTTGATTATAGCTGATGAACCGACAACAGCACTTGATGTGATTATACAAGCTCAAATTCTAGATTTGCTGAAAAAATTAATTTTTGAAAGAGAGATGTCTTTACTTTTGATATCGCATGACTTTGGAGTTATTTCACAAATGGCAGATAAGGTAGCGGTTATGTATGCAGGTGAAATTATAGAAATAGGCACAATAGATAAGATTATGTCGTATCCTAAACATCCTTATACTAAAGCATTATTACAAGCTGCTAATGAAATTAATACAAATTGTTCAAGACTTTCTATAATAGAGGGAAATGTTCCACGACCAGGTGATTTAATAAATGGCTGTAAGTTTGCTAATCGATGTTATAAAAAAGAAAACAAGTGTATGAAAGAAAAACCGCATTGGTATTATCATGATGGTCTGAAGACTAAATGCTGGTATGCTTAA
- a CDS encoding ABC transporter substrate-binding protein, with protein sequence MRKIPRKVGVILLILIMSISILQGCTKNSESTTDQSTFQAGDSSTEPVVGGEITVAFQEAPEHYDTDNTYAFVTTAVTNHVYEGLFEFNANNEAVPQLAKSYNVIDEGKTYQIFLREGVKFSDGEEMTAEDVKASLDRWFEVNAAGVAIAKSLVEVEIVNDYEILVKFDKVYAPFLNILASPVSCQKMTVKKKEIIEEFGTSIITKHIGTGPYYFDEIVSGQKVVLKRNDNYTPLESDATGLAGKRVAYLDKITIEFVPEESVRIAGLQSGKYDFIDEVSTDRYAELEQYPGIMPEISEFGTISVLAFNCGALPFDNVNLRKAVAYAINPADMATAQIGDSKFWTADDGSWFKKGTIWYDANAGEGVFDSQDLEKAKALVEASDYNGEIITILGMKSNLWSSNGSLALQSQLSKIGLNVEIDLYDRSTYFDYLKSGKWNIMLSRWSDMSPDPQVFEPWTGTDGWITRWQGKDAERMDEIFDRMVVELDQEKRYEIVQEFYNEFWSSLPYMKLFNDSKVYGIHDNVKGYAGYGQPFFWNVWISE encoded by the coding sequence ATGAGAAAAATACCTAGAAAAGTAGGTGTAATTTTATTGATTTTGATTATGTCAATATCAATTTTACAGGGGTGTACTAAAAATTCAGAATCAACAACAGATCAATCAACTTTTCAAGCAGGAGATTCATCAACTGAACCAGTTGTAGGTGGAGAAATTACTGTAGCATTTCAAGAAGCACCAGAACATTATGATACAGATAATACATATGCATTTGTAACAACTGCAGTTACTAATCATGTGTATGAAGGTTTATTTGAATTTAATGCTAATAATGAAGCAGTTCCTCAATTAGCAAAATCATATAATGTTATTGATGAAGGAAAAACATATCAAATTTTTTTAAGAGAAGGTGTTAAATTTTCTGATGGTGAAGAAATGACTGCAGAAGATGTAAAAGCATCATTAGATAGGTGGTTTGAAGTGAACGCTGCAGGTGTTGCTATTGCAAAATCACTTGTTGAAGTTGAAATTGTAAATGATTATGAAATTTTAGTTAAGTTTGATAAAGTATATGCACCATTTTTAAATATATTAGCTTCTCCAGTTTCTTGTCAAAAAATGACTGTAAAGAAAAAAGAAATCATAGAAGAATTTGGTACTTCTATAATTACAAAACATATAGGAACTGGCCCATACTACTTCGATGAAATTGTATCGGGTCAAAAGGTAGTGCTTAAAAGAAATGATAATTATACACCACTAGAAAGTGATGCAACAGGTTTAGCTGGTAAAAGAGTAGCTTACTTAGATAAAATTACTATAGAATTTGTACCAGAAGAAAGTGTTAGAATTGCTGGATTACAAAGTGGAAAATATGATTTTATTGATGAAGTATCAACAGATCGTTATGCAGAATTAGAACAATATCCTGGGATCATGCCAGAAATAAGTGAGTTTGGCACGATCAGTGTACTTGCATTTAACTGCGGGGCATTACCTTTTGATAATGTTAACTTAAGAAAAGCAGTAGCTTATGCGATTAATCCTGCTGATATGGCAACAGCTCAAATTGGTGATAGTAAATTTTGGACTGCAGATGATGGTTCTTGGTTTAAAAAAGGTACAATTTGGTATGATGCAAATGCTGGTGAAGGTGTTTTCGATAGTCAAGATTTAGAAAAAGCTAAAGCACTTGTTGAAGCTTCAGATTACAATGGTGAAATTATCACAATCTTAGGTATGAAATCTAATCTTTGGTCAAGTAATGGTTCTTTAGCATTACAAAGTCAATTATCTAAAATTGGTTTAAATGTCGAAATTGATTTATATGACAGGTCAACATATTTTGATTATTTAAAGAGTGGAAAATGGAATATCATGCTATCTAGATGGAGTGATATGAGTCCAGATCCACAAGTATTTGAACCATGGACAGGTACTGATGGTTGGATTACAAGATGGCAAGGCAAAGATGCTGAAAGAATGGATGAAATATTTGATAGAATGGTTGTAGAATTAGACCAAGAAAAAAGATATGAAATTGTACAAGAATTCTATAATGAGTTCTGGTCAAGCTTACCATACATGAAATTATTTAATGATAGTAAAGTATATGGTATTCATGACAATGTAAAAGGTTATGCAGGATATGGTCAACCATTCTTCTGGAATGTATGGATTAGCGAGTAA
- a CDS encoding ABC transporter permease, whose amino-acid sequence MKNINKFKWHTDLNIGLIMLLIPIVLGVFAPLISNLDIDLVDSANRLKSINALNWMGTDNLGRDVFTRTIYGIRVSLFIGVLVTALSLVTGIIIGIYASYFKRTGDMIMRLLDGIMAFPTIILAITMAGILGSGVPNIIIALTVSYFPTFVRITRERVIAVKKTDYVESAVAIGKGNAYIIRNYIIPNIIAPLIVQATFIFAMAILNESILSFLGVGLKVPMPSLGGMVSDGRNYMMIAPWIIMFPGLIISLIVFSINLIGDGLRDVLDPQSESI is encoded by the coding sequence ATGAAGAATATAAATAAATTTAAATGGCATACAGATTTAAATATTGGCTTGATTATGCTCCTTATTCCAATTGTATTAGGTGTATTTGCACCACTTATTTCAAATTTAGATATTGATTTAGTAGATTCGGCAAATCGCTTAAAAAGTATAAACGCGCTAAATTGGATGGGCACAGATAATTTAGGACGAGATGTTTTTACAAGAACCATCTATGGTATAAGGGTTTCTTTATTTATAGGTGTGTTAGTAACAGCATTAAGTTTAGTGACAGGAATAATTATTGGTATATATGCGAGTTATTTTAAAAGAACTGGTGATATGATCATGAGATTACTAGATGGTATTATGGCTTTTCCAACGATTATATTAGCAATTACAATGGCAGGTATTCTAGGATCAGGGGTACCAAATATTATTATTGCTTTGACTGTATCATACTTTCCAACTTTTGTGAGAATAACCCGAGAACGTGTTATTGCAGTAAAAAAGACAGACTATGTGGAATCAGCAGTAGCGATTGGTAAAGGAAACGCCTATATTATTAGAAACTATATAATACCAAATATTATTGCTCCATTAATTGTGCAGGCAACATTTATTTTTGCAATGGCAATACTAAATGAATCCATTTTAAGCTTTTTAGGAGTCGGTCTAAAAGTACCAATGCCTAGTTTAGGTGGTATGGTAAGTGATGGTCGTAACTACATGATGATAGCACCTTGGATCATAATGTTTCCAGGACTAATCATATCATTGATTGTATTTTCAATTAACCTAATTGGTGATGGTCTACGTGATGTATTAGATCCGCAAAGTGAAAGCATTTAA
- a CDS encoding aminotransferase class V-fold PLP-dependent enzyme → MKYIDDDEKLRLIRDQMPATKKVYYLNNGTNGPLPKITAEIIQEEARKEYEEGRYLPFLNELYENIDITRKLLSKIMGASYEEIALTQSTTEAINIVLWGLNWLKGDEVITTNIEHTSVLAPLAQIKNRKGITVKYISVNYADEYNEKEFLKNLENMITPRTKLFAVSHVSFATGMKFPIKKIVETCHKYNVQVLVDGAQGAGAALINLHDVGVDYYAIAGRKWLLGPEGIGALYIAKNRISEVDPTFISPSSIKNRHDIDINSPYIIPAPFAARYQIATAMYTPTLLGFQKSLEYFINEIGVKWAINRIEMLAKYVRNLIVDIPGVKIITPAGTEAGFIHFKVDGWKPEDICKVMNEKKFMIRPVPKNHLPAPIRISTGFYVTEEELKLFADELRKVIVG, encoded by the coding sequence ATGAAATATATTGATGATGACGAAAAACTTAGATTAATACGAGATCAAATGCCTGCTACGAAAAAAGTCTACTATTTAAATAATGGAACAAATGGTCCGCTTCCTAAAATTACTGCTGAGATAATTCAAGAAGAAGCAAGGAAAGAATATGAAGAGGGTAGATATCTTCCATTTCTTAATGAATTATACGAAAATATCGATATAACGAGAAAACTTCTTTCAAAGATTATGGGAGCTTCATATGAAGAAATTGCATTAACTCAAAGTACAACAGAAGCTATTAATATTGTACTTTGGGGATTGAACTGGCTCAAAGGAGATGAAGTTATTACAACTAATATTGAACATACATCAGTATTAGCTCCTCTTGCGCAAATTAAAAATAGAAAAGGTATAACAGTTAAATATATTTCAGTAAATTATGCAGATGAATATAATGAGAAAGAATTTCTAAAAAATTTAGAAAACATGATTACGCCACGCACTAAATTATTTGCTGTATCACATGTGTCTTTTGCTACAGGTATGAAATTTCCAATAAAAAAAATTGTTGAAACCTGTCATAAATATAATGTGCAAGTTTTAGTAGACGGTGCGCAAGGAGCGGGAGCGGCTTTAATTAATTTACATGATGTTGGTGTTGATTATTATGCTATTGCAGGTCGAAAATGGTTATTAGGTCCTGAAGGTATTGGAGCATTATATATTGCTAAAAATAGAATATCTGAAGTAGATCCAACTTTTATTAGCCCTTCATCGATAAAAAATCGCCATGATATTGATATCAATTCACCATATATTATACCAGCTCCATTTGCAGCAAGATATCAAATTGCTACTGCAATGTATACACCAACGTTACTTGGATTTCAAAAATCTCTTGAATATTTTATAAATGAAATTGGTGTAAAATGGGCAATTAATAGAATAGAAATGCTAGCAAAATATGTTAGAAATTTGATCGTAGATATACCAGGAGTTAAAATAATTACACCTGCTGGAACAGAGGCAGGGTTTATACATTTTAAAGTTGATGGATGGAAACCGGAAGATATTTGTAAAGTAATGAATGAAAAGAAATTTATGATAAGACCAGTTCCAAAAAATCATTTACCAGCTCCAATTAGAATATCAACAGGATTTTATGTAACTGAAGAAGAACTTAAACTGTTTGCAGATGAATTAAGAAAAGTTATTGTAGGTTAG